One Citricoccus sp. K5 DNA window includes the following coding sequences:
- the paaI gene encoding hydroxyphenylacetyl-CoA thioesterase PaaI, producing MTTTEKAPQAPSRLGDWHAILQNDPASEWMGIEVEAIADGHAVITMTLRQEMLNGFGIAHGGMVFALADSAFALACNPAEGSDETVTVASGVDMNFLRPGIPGRLLTAVADRRQQNGRSGLYDIQVRQSLPEGGTEVIAEFRGRSRTIPKR from the coding sequence ATGACCACCACGGAGAAGGCCCCGCAAGCACCGTCACGGCTCGGCGACTGGCACGCCATCCTCCAGAACGATCCGGCCAGCGAGTGGATGGGCATCGAGGTGGAGGCGATCGCCGATGGGCACGCCGTCATCACCATGACGCTGCGCCAGGAGATGCTGAACGGCTTCGGCATCGCCCACGGGGGCATGGTGTTCGCCCTGGCCGACTCGGCCTTCGCGCTGGCGTGCAACCCGGCCGAGGGCTCGGACGAGACGGTCACCGTGGCCTCAGGCGTGGACATGAACTTCCTCAGGCCCGGCATCCCGGGGCGGCTACTGACGGCGGTGGCCGATCGGCGCCAGCAGAACGGCCGCAGCGGGCTCTACGACATCCAGGTCCGCCAGTCCCTGCCGGAGGGCGGCACCGAGGTCATCGCGGAGTTCCGCGGGCGGTCCCGCACCATCCCCAAGCGCTGA
- the paaA gene encoding 1,2-phenylacetyl-CoA epoxidase subunit PaaA, which produces MAEHKSSGGRLAAVRTPQDIEGERRFDAIIADDSRIEPRDWMPEAYRKSLTRQMSQHAHSEIIGMQPEANWITRAPSLKRKAILMAKVQDEAGHGLYLYSATETLGTDRDTLNDQLLTGRAKYSSIFNYPARTWADMGAIGWLVDGAAIANQVPLCRASYGPYGRAMVRICKEESFHQRQGFEILLELSRGTEAQRKMAQDAINRFYAPALMMFGPSDQDSPNSQQSMAWNIKRFSNDDLRQRFVGMIVEQVKVLGLSLPDPDLRYDEESGQWLHMELDWDEFKRVVSGGGPCNAQRLARRREAHEDGAWVREAATAFAQRQQDEQNRQDQTAEVA; this is translated from the coding sequence ATGGCCGAACACAAGAGCTCCGGCGGGCGCCTGGCCGCCGTCCGGACACCGCAGGACATCGAGGGCGAGCGCCGGTTCGACGCGATCATCGCGGATGACTCCCGCATCGAGCCCCGGGACTGGATGCCCGAGGCCTACCGCAAGTCATTGACCCGGCAGATGTCCCAGCACGCCCACTCCGAGATCATCGGGATGCAACCGGAGGCCAACTGGATCACCCGAGCCCCCAGCCTCAAGCGCAAGGCCATCCTCATGGCCAAGGTGCAGGACGAGGCCGGCCATGGGCTCTACCTGTACTCGGCCACCGAGACCCTCGGAACCGACCGGGACACCCTGAACGATCAACTGCTGACCGGACGCGCCAAATATTCCTCGATCTTCAACTACCCCGCCCGCACGTGGGCGGACATGGGTGCCATCGGCTGGCTCGTCGACGGCGCGGCCATCGCCAACCAGGTGCCGCTGTGCCGTGCCTCCTACGGTCCCTACGGCCGGGCCATGGTGCGCATCTGCAAGGAGGAGTCCTTCCACCAGCGCCAGGGATTCGAGATCCTGCTGGAACTGTCCCGCGGCACCGAGGCCCAGCGGAAGATGGCCCAGGACGCCATCAACCGTTTCTACGCCCCGGCGCTGATGATGTTCGGGCCCTCGGACCAGGACTCGCCGAACTCGCAGCAGTCCATGGCGTGGAACATCAAGCGCTTCTCCAACGATGACCTGCGCCAGCGGTTCGTCGGCATGATCGTGGAACAGGTCAAAGTCCTCGGCCTGAGCCTGCCGGATCCGGACCTGCGCTACGACGAGGAATCCGGCCAATGGCTGCACATGGAGCTGGACTGGGACGAGTTCAAGCGCGTGGTCTCCGGGGGTGGACCCTGCAACGCCCAGCGGCTGGCCCGCCGTCGGGAGGCCCACGAGGACGGGGCCTGGGTCCGTGAGGCCGCAACCGCCTTCGCCCAGAGGCAACAGGATGAGCAGAACCGGCAGGACCAGACGGCAGAGGTGGCCTGA
- the paaB gene encoding 1,2-phenylacetyl-CoA epoxidase subunit PaaB, translated as MSSTVIGQDGESKQNSQSNQPSQGAPKPPTSAGWPLWEVFVRSSRGLSHVHAGSLHAPDAEMAVRNARDLYTRRNEGVSLWVVRSADIITSDPDARDMMFESPQGKDYRHATYYKESEGVKHL; from the coding sequence ATGAGCAGCACCGTGATCGGCCAGGACGGCGAGAGCAAGCAGAACAGTCAGAGCAACCAGCCCAGTCAGGGTGCCCCCAAGCCCCCGACGTCGGCCGGCTGGCCCCTCTGGGAGGTCTTCGTGCGCTCCTCGCGGGGCCTGTCCCATGTGCACGCCGGTTCGCTCCACGCGCCGGACGCGGAGATGGCCGTCCGCAACGCGCGGGATCTCTACACCCGGCGCAACGAGGGCGTCTCCCTCTGGGTGGTCCGCTCCGCGGACATCATCACCTCGGACCCGGATGCCAGGGACATGATGTTCGAATCGCCCCAAGGCAAGGACTACCGCCACGCCACGTACTACAAGGAAAGCGAAGGGGTGAAGCATCTGTGA
- the paaC gene encoding 1,2-phenylacetyl-CoA epoxidase subunit PaaC, protein MSGTSTGHLPDHSLDSFGDAAASATRVTPGNALRPEDIALQQMAPAGDAVARYALHLGDDALILAQRLSHWISRGPELEEDVALGNIALDQLGHARSFLSYAGKAWGQTEDDLAYFREEEEFTSVHLVEQPNGDFAETMVRGLFMALYQHQLYARLAHSADETIAAISAKALKEVDYHLEHAELWTLRLGRGTEESSRRMRRALDKLWPYTAELFQDEPLHEELEGVAVRPSTLRAEWDDRLRDILDRSELALPEIPAALCLGRRGEHSEHLGYILAEMQVLARKHPGATW, encoded by the coding sequence GTGAGCGGCACCTCCACCGGCCACCTGCCGGATCATAGCCTGGACAGCTTCGGCGACGCCGCGGCGTCGGCCACGCGGGTCACCCCCGGTAACGCCCTGCGTCCCGAGGACATCGCCCTGCAGCAGATGGCCCCCGCCGGTGACGCCGTCGCCCGGTATGCGCTCCATCTGGGCGACGATGCCCTCATCCTCGCCCAACGGCTCTCGCACTGGATCTCACGCGGACCCGAGTTGGAGGAGGACGTCGCCTTGGGCAACATCGCCCTCGACCAGCTGGGCCACGCCCGCTCCTTCCTCAGCTACGCCGGCAAGGCCTGGGGCCAGACGGAGGACGACCTGGCCTACTTCCGTGAGGAGGAGGAGTTCACCTCCGTGCATCTGGTGGAGCAGCCCAACGGTGATTTCGCCGAGACGATGGTGCGCGGCCTGTTCATGGCCCTCTACCAGCACCAGCTCTACGCCCGGCTGGCGCACTCGGCTGACGAGACCATCGCCGCCATCTCCGCCAAGGCGCTCAAGGAGGTCGACTACCACCTGGAGCATGCCGAACTGTGGACCCTGCGCCTCGGCCGGGGCACCGAGGAGTCGTCCCGCCGGATGCGCCGCGCCCTGGACAAGCTCTGGCCCTACACCGCAGAGCTGTTCCAGGACGAACCACTGCACGAGGAGCTCGAGGGCGTCGCCGTGCGCCCCTCCACGTTGCGTGCGGAATGGGACGACCGGCTGCGGGACATCCTCGACCGGTCCGAACTGGCCCTCCCGGAGATTCCCGCGGCCCTGTGCCTCGGCCGCCGCGGCGAACACTCCGAGCACCTGGGATACATCCTTGCCGAGATGCAGGTGCTCGCCCGCAAGCATCCCGGCGCCACCTGGTAG
- the paaD gene encoding 1,2-phenylacetyl-CoA epoxidase subunit PaaD — translation MAPATTIESLHEIAARVTDPEIPVLTIADLGILRDVEQDGDGAVVVTITPTYSGCPAMDAIRQDLEQEFTAAGYEKVRVDLVLSPAWSTDWMTDEGKAKLEEYGIAPPTGTGHRGTVTLGLAVKCPHCHSLNTRELARFGSTSCKALYSCRDCLEPFDYFKVLS, via the coding sequence ATGGCACCCGCCACCACCATCGAATCCCTGCACGAGATCGCGGCCCGGGTCACCGACCCGGAGATCCCAGTGCTGACCATCGCCGACCTGGGCATCCTGCGGGACGTCGAGCAGGACGGTGACGGCGCCGTCGTCGTGACCATCACCCCGACCTATTCGGGGTGCCCGGCCATGGACGCCATCCGGCAGGATCTAGAGCAGGAGTTCACCGCGGCCGGCTACGAGAAGGTCCGCGTGGACCTGGTGCTGTCCCCAGCCTGGTCCACCGACTGGATGACGGATGAGGGCAAGGCCAAGCTCGAGGAGTACGGCATCGCGCCGCCCACCGGGACCGGCCACCGGGGCACCGTGACCCTCGGCCTGGCCGTGAAGTGCCCGCACTGCCATTCGCTGAACACCCGTGAACTCGCCCGCTTCGGTTCCACCTCCTGCAAGGCCCTGTACTCCTGCCGG